From a region of the Dunckerocampus dactyliophorus isolate RoL2022-P2 chromosome 20, RoL_Ddac_1.1, whole genome shotgun sequence genome:
- the abrab gene encoding actin binding Rho activating protein b produces the protein MSDQQIGRTSQRKASTNKNTKKLRTLNTVCSLANSWQQWVSENEKKQAAEPSGWSPSWLGDSAEEPKKTWVPKKSIPRQKTEDAHTHTVASKGEPDTASVAQDGTKAEDGIKSEVPLISSLIKTKLVMKTVTSKPQDRSAGIKFLTKRIEEEALPSSEDIDRLLKTKVSPTRRRKCCNMVSSLTQSWKEMENERKLQKEDSPEDEQIGDVDAKDNGDCRLETETLKIEDTHGKSQINSKKICDGEPSIRIKRPQVSMSGKEAVDANKIGALSKKYSSVGNLKSRWQNWASEHTDNQKLNPFSEYFDYEYSMSLRLQKGQDGYGRPKEGTKTAERAKRAEQHIHREIADMCYVIRTMADPDLDGKTRITFGELFDRYVRISDKVVGILMRARKHGKVHFEGEMLWQGQDDGVIITLLV, from the exons ATGTCTGACCAACAGATTGGCCGAACGTCTCAAAGGAAAGCGTCCACCAACAAGAATACCAAGAAGCTTCGCACTCTAAACACAGTGTGTAGCCTGGCAAATAGCTGGCAGCAGTGGGTTTCTGAGAATGAGAAGAAGCAAGCTGCAGAACCTAGTGGCTGGTCTCCATCATGGCTGGGAGATTCAGCAGAGGAACCCAAAAAGACTTGGGTCCCGAAAAAGTCCATTCCCAGACAGAAGACAGAAGATGCTCACACTCACACAGTCGCTTCTAAAGGGGAACCTGACACTGCGAGCGTGGCCCAAGATGGAACCAAGGCTGAAGATGGCATCAAATCTGAGGTACCACTGATTTCATCCTTGATCAAGACGAAGCTGGTGATGAAGACCGTGACCAGCAAGCCCCAGGACAGAAGTGCTGGAATCAAGTTCCTGACAAAGAGGATTGAGGAAGAGGCTCTGCCATCAAGTGAGGATATTGACAGGTTGCTGAAGACAAAAGTCTCTCCTACACGCCGCAGAAAGTGTTGCAACATGGTTTCATCACTGACTCAAAGCTGGAAGGAGATGGAGAATGAACGGAAACTTCAAAAGGAAGACAGTCCGGAAGATGAACAGATTGGTGATGTCGATGCAAAGGATAATGGAGATTGTAGATTAGAAACAGAGACTTTAAAAATTGAGGACACCCATGGAAAATCACAGATTAACTCAAAGAAAATCTGTGATGGAGAGCCGTCAATTAGAATCAAAAGGCCCCAAGTCTCAAT GTCGGGAAAGGAAGCTGTTGACGCCAATAAGATCGGCGCTCTCTCAAAGAAATACAGCTCTGTTGGGAATCTCAAAAGCCGCTGGCAGAACTGGGCGTCGGAACACACGGATAACCAGAAACTAAACCCTTTCAGTGAATACTTTGACTATGAATACTCTATGTCCCTCCGCCTCCAAAAAGGCCAAGATGGATACGGGCGCCCAAAGGAGGGGACTAAAACGGCAGAGAGAGCAAAACGTGCTGAGCAACACATCCATCGGGAGATTGCCGATATGTGTTACGTAATCAGGACTATGGCCGATCCGGATCTGGACGGAAAGACCAGAATTACATTTGGAGAATTGTTCGACAGATATGTTCGGATCTCTGATAAGGTGGTGGGGATTCTGATGAGAGCCCGGAAACATGGGAAGGTTCACTTTGAAGGGGAGATGCTGTGGCAAGGACAGGATGACGGAGTGATCATTACTTTGCTAgtataa